The DNA sequence GTCTCATCCTGTACATACATTGCATCGAAGAATGCATTGCCCTCTTTACGACTGGAAGTTGCATATCCTTGAATACGGAATACATCTTTGTAATTTCCATTACGCATTTCAGCGATTGTACTCACTGGAAGTTCTACCTTAATTCTCTCTAAAATATTTTCTGCAATAGTTCGGTTTGCATATGGCAAATCCCAAATATTATCTAATTCTGCCTTTACTTCAAAATCGGATAAAAATACTCCACCGGCAGTAAAAATCGTTCCACCATACACTGTATCCTGAGCTGCCAAGAACACTGCATTCCCCTTGCTTACTCCTCCTTTTCCGTCTTTATCACTGTCAATGGAATATGTGGTATCAAAACCTTTTACAAGCCACTCTGCATCCTTCACAACACCATTGCCGAATGCATTGGTGATATCGACAGTACATCCGCTATACTGGCTATAAGTCTGTCCCTCTACAATACCACTTGTCCATTTGGAATCAGAATTAAAGGTTGTCGGATAGAGACGATATGCCTGTCCTCCATTTTTCACTTCATCATATGCCTCATCATCATTGATTTTCGTGGTGGCACCGATACCTTCCAAAAGCTTATTCAACTGGTTTGCTGTATGGTAATCTGCATCTGTTGCCTTGGTGTCCTGATAATCAGCCAGACCGCATACTACTACATTTCCACCATTTTCCACATACTTCTTAACAGTAGCGATAAATGCATCATCAAAGTTGCTTGCTACATAGTCTCCTGCATTTGCAGTTCCTGCATTTCTTGCCGGTGCTGAGATGACCAGCAAACTACAATCTGAAAGCATTTCATCGGTAATCGTTTCTTTTACAACCTGTACTTCTACCATATTGTCCGCTGCAATACTAGTAAAATTATTCATATTACCACCATAGTATCCGGTCACATAATCATTGTAGTGACTTCCGTCTACAATCACCTTGCTTACCATTTGCGGAGATACATAATCCAGCTTTAACACTTCCTTATATACCTTCTGTACTCCGTCCATATTAGCAGTAACAATGGCATAGATATTCGTCTGTCCTAAACCACCATGTGTATATGAGAAAGTATAAGACGCTGTGCCCTTTTTTTCGACCTTTGACAAGTTGGTCAAGTCTGCTGTGTGGATGATTTCGTCATCAATGGTAAATACAATGCTTTCAATATTTAAATCTTTTTTCTCGTTATTGTACAAATCCAGTGTCAGATTCATTTCCCTATCCTGTACCGGAAGTACAGCATCGGTGGACAGGCCGGAAATTCCTGCTGCCTCTACCTCACCAACCCATACCGGAGCAGTTACTGCGATATCTCCATCCTTCTGTGTAACTTTAATGTAATAATAAGAATACTTGGATGGAACCTCAAAACTTACAGTTTCTTCGTTATCATTTACCTGTTTAGAAGCAGCACTTAAACCACCATTTACGATAACCTCCACCTTACCAACTGCGCTGTCTGTCGGGTCAGATAATTCTACGTTTAAGTTTACATTTTCACCTACATCATTTTTGTCGAGGATAGTTCCCATAACATTACCATCCAGAGAATACCGAATGGAAAGGTCATTATCTTCTGTGGAATAAACACGATAATTTCTCATAGCATCATAGATATCCTCCTCGGAAAGACTATCTGCCAGAACCACGCTTCGTGCCGTATTCGCATCTCCCCACTTTCCTTTATGGTTGTCTTGGTTATTGGTTGGTGCTACATGCCATCCTTTATCCAGCGCACGGGTATAGTACTCGTAGGACGGGAAATATCCTGAACTTCCTATCATACCTTCTCCGTTACCAACTTCAATCGTGGTAATAAGCTGGTCAATTTCTTCGTCGTAATAAGCAAAATCGCTGAAATCACCAAAAGTCGTACCCGGATGGTTAAACTGGCTAATAGAATCTGCATCTGTCTTTAAGGTTGTATAATAATTCTGCAACGCTGTTGCATATGTACTATAATCCTTCTGGGTACGGCTCTGGAATCCGTCTGTATTGAAGGTGTTAATATGTCCAAGACCATTGGACCATGTCATTTCATATCCAAACAAACCTACAAACTCATCATTTGTGTACTTCTTAGCAAGTTCATGCCCTTCTACCCACTCCGAACTCATAGATCCATCTGCCAGTGAGGCTTTGTCAGCATTATCAAAGGAATTTGAGTGGTCTGTTACCGCCAAAAAGTCCAGATTCTTAACATTCGATGCATGTTCATAAGCATCTTCTGCGGAGCCTGCACCATCAGAATAGCTGGTGTGGGAATGCAACTGTCCAAAATAAATATTATAATTCTCGCTGTTTCTCTCTATAAAGTTACGTGTTACAACTGCACTGTCATTAAATCCTTCTTTTACAGCGTAAGCCTGAATGATCTTCTTTCCAAAACCTTTCTCCAATAGAATCGGATTTGTGTATTCTGTATAATCTTCTGCACCATCCACTTTATAATAGATTGTTGCCCCCTGAGTTTCACAGGAAAGTGTTACACTCACAGCATCTCCGTCAATATAAACACCACCACCATTTGGTGTCATCTTAACCGGTACTACGGATCCTGCTGCATAGGAAAACATACGGGTAATACTGTCCGCTCTACCTGCACATGTAGCTTTTACTTCCAAAATGGTTGGTAACGTACTTGGCAATACCGGCTTACTTGCTACATCATAAGTCTTCCAGTCACCATTTCCGGATTCATCTACAAAACGATAAGAAATCACTGCTCCTTCTGTTGCAGACGTCATTGTCAGCTCTGTACCTGTTGCCACATCCTCTTCCTGTCCATCCGGTGCTACCGTTACATATCCTGTAATATTATCGTCTACAATTGGATGACCGGATAAGGTAACGGAATCAATACGGATGTTTCCGCTCACTGCTCCTGTCGTCCCATCTGCACGTTCTGTACCCGCTACAAGACGAATCAGCAGCTTATCTGCATTTTCTGCTCCCGCAGGTACATCAAAAGTATGGGTTACATAATTAGTTGCTGCCTTAGAAGGTCTTGCCATACCATCCGTAATTTTTCCGGAACCTGAAACCGGTTTGCTTCCATCACTTGTATATTGGGTATACTCATAGGAATATTCTCCTGTAGTGAAGTTTTTAAAGCTTGCACCATTGTCTGTAGAATACTGTAACTGGAAAGAACCCGGTGCTGTCTTTGTAGCACGGATACGGAAGGATAATTTCATATCACCATATCCTGCTGTATTCACTGCAAACTGCATATAATCTCCAGCCGCTTTACCGATATTAGTACCGCCCATGTAATAATTCGTACCACCTGTTGTTGTGCTGGTACTTGTCTGATAAGGTTGTCCTGCCGTACCATTTGCCAGTATTGTAAAGGTAGCATCGTTGTCCTGCATATCGCCTGCCTTATACTTATCCCCTGAAATGGCTGTAGAATTTGCAGCGGTATCGTATGGTCCGCCGCCTCCCCACTGCGCAACCTTCTCTTCCACGGAAGTATCGGTATCATAGCCCTTTACTGCCGGTGCAAATTTCAAAGCAAACATGCCTTCACTGCCGGAATTGATTTTATTGTATCCACTCCAGTATGACTTTGCGTCATACCACTCTATATAGCAACTGCGTCCTACATTCTTTACATAATAGCAGCCATTTCCAGCATCCTCAAGCACCCACTTATCATTTACTTCTCCCAATGTCAGACTGCTATAACTTGCTGCCATGGCAAGTTTCTTTCCACCAAAGGAAATGTTGTAGGTATCATCCTCATTTTTCGTTACATTCCAAATCTCTGCATTGGTGTAACCGGACAACTCAGTGCCATTTAATGTAACATCTACACCATTGTTATAGAAACCGCCATATACACTGGATAATGCTTTATTATAAGCAGGTGCCCAGATGACATAACTACCGCTTTCCGGCTTTCCGGTTTCAGTATTATCATCATCTTCTCCTGTAGACGGGTCAGATGAAGATGGGTTAGAAACTTTTGTTACATCAGAAGCAGATGCAACACGAAGCTGATAACCATTAAAATCTGAAACCACAGCGTACAGGCTTACGGTAGCACCTTCCGAAATATCAGAAAGTTCCGGTATCTTGAAAATATTGATGGTATTTCCATCCTGTGTCAACGTAGTACTGCCACTGGTATTAATCGCCCCAATAACTGCATTTTCAATGTAAACACGGGTACTCTCCAGATTTCCTGTACCAGCATCTGCCTTAATATCTGCAATTGTCTTAGTTACAGCCGGAAGTGTTGCTGCTGTATTTCCGGTTTTTGTATAAGTTACATTGCTCAACTGTTCCAGACCTTTATAGCTTGCTCTTTCTCCGGTAGCCTTTACCTCATCACCGAGGCTTAAATCTGTAGCTGCACTTGTGCAATAAAGGTTAATTCCCCCTGTACTATCCTGAACAGCAACGTTTTTACCATCAATCAAAACAACCGTACCTGTAACGGTGAAATTACCGCTTGCGGCTGCTCTTACATTTGCAATCGTTGTTACTGTATCATCTACAGGCTTACCGGTTTCACCACTATTACCGCCTGTACTTCCGGAATCACCGCTACCACTTTCACCTCCTGCTGAAGTGCCGACTTTGAATACCAGAAGGTCGAAGATATAATCTGTTTTGCCAGCATTTGAGGTAGCATATGCTCCAAATTTCGACGTGCCTGT is a window from the Roseburia sp. 499 genome containing:
- a CDS encoding CehA/McbA family metallohydrolase → MGRERVVKRGIAVLMAVLMVLTSFFSKPQWASTVYAADEVTYTQVTDVNEITGGGDFVLVAQNGENYYALGTTIGNKINATTVTVADGIVTGDSIPVWTIAASDADARVSLSNGTNYLAYNSSTNFKSNESAYTWNVTEEGTDTFRFVAAATSRGIAYSTGTSKFGAYATSNAGKTDYIFDLLVFKVGTSAGGESGSGDSGSTGGNSGETGKPVDDTVTTIANVRAAASGNFTVTGTVVLIDGKNVAVQDSTGGINLYCTSAATDLSLGDEVKATGERASYKGLEQLSNVTYTKTGNTAATLPAVTKTIADIKADAGTGNLESTRVYIENAVIGAINTSGSTTLTQDGNTINIFKIPELSDISEGATVSLYAVVSDFNGYQLRVASASDVTKVSNPSSSDPSTGEDDDNTETGKPESGSYVIWAPAYNKALSSVYGGFYNNGVDVTLNGTELSGYTNAEIWNVTKNEDDTYNISFGGKKLAMAASYSSLTLGEVNDKWVLEDAGNGCYYVKNVGRSCYIEWYDAKSYWSGYNKINSGSEGMFALKFAPAVKGYDTDTSVEEKVAQWGGGGPYDTAANSTAISGDKYKAGDMQDNDATFTILANGTAGQPYQTSTSTTTGGTNYYMGGTNIGKAAGDYMQFAVNTAGYGDMKLSFRIRATKTAPGSFQLQYSTDNGASFKNFTTGEYSYEYTQYTSDGSKPVSGSGKITDGMARPSKAATNYVTHTFDVPAGAENADKLLIRLVAGTERADGTTGAVSGNIRIDSVTLSGHPIVDDNITGYVTVAPDGQEEDVATGTELTMTSATEGAVISYRFVDESGNGDWKTYDVASKPVLPSTLPTILEVKATCAGRADSITRMFSYAAGSVVPVKMTPNGGGVYIDGDAVSVTLSCETQGATIYYKVDGAEDYTEYTNPILLEKGFGKKIIQAYAVKEGFNDSAVVTRNFIERNSENYNIYFGQLHSHTSYSDGAGSAEDAYEHASNVKNLDFLAVTDHSNSFDNADKASLADGSMSSEWVEGHELAKKYTNDEFVGLFGYEMTWSNGLGHINTFNTDGFQSRTQKDYSTYATALQNYYTTLKTDADSISQFNHPGTTFGDFSDFAYYDEEIDQLITTIEVGNGEGMIGSSGYFPSYEYYTRALDKGWHVAPTNNQDNHKGKWGDANTARSVVLADSLSEEDIYDAMRNYRVYSTEDNDLSIRYSLDGNVMGTILDKNDVGENVNLNVELSDPTDSAVGKVEVIVNGGLSAASKQVNDNEETVSFEVPSKYSYYYIKVTQKDGDIAVTAPVWVGEVEAAGISGLSTDAVLPVQDREMNLTLDLYNNEKKDLNIESIVFTIDDEIIHTADLTNLSKVEKKGTASYTFSYTHGGLGQTNIYAIVTANMDGVQKVYKEVLKLDYVSPQMVSKVIVDGSHYNDYVTGYYGGNMNNFTSIAADNMVEVQVVKETITDEMLSDCSLLVISAPARNAGTANAGDYVASNFDDAFIATVKKYVENGGNVVVCGLADYQDTKATDADYHTANQLNKLLEGIGATTKINDDEAYDEVKNGGQAYRLYPTTFNSDSKWTSGIVEGQTYSQYSGCTVDITNAFGNGVVKDAEWLVKGFDTTYSIDSDKDGKGGVSKGNAVFLAAQDTVYGGTIFTAGGVFLSDFEVKAELDNIWDLPYANRTIAENILERIKVELPVSTIAEMRNGNYKDVFRIQGYATSSRKEGNAFFDAMYVQDETAGVTVFPIAEDGLEIGTKMEIVGYVDQYQGDKEIQVMSYKILDEEPNIIAPEKMTAADAMNYEKSGGKLVEMQGKVVDVIYNASGTGVSQFWLEDGSGTIGNVFIDGYILSETTGKNELASFVKKGATVSAVGMVYAHPEGASDVPVTCLRVRNCDEIQLVAEAPQTPETPQTPDTPETPQTPDTPETPQTPDTPETPQTPDTPETPQTPDTPEALQIPQIADTRVEGWKDIAASIHNYPEGSTISIKVGTDTVVPAEVWNAVKGQNKNLVFRLNNGVAWKINGKDITGEVKDIDLNVALNVKVIPEKLIKSVAEGKTTIQLSLSHNGEFGFKAMIEVPIGKEYSGMYANLYYYNPATGELELSGSVKVDESGNADFTFTHASDYVVVLDTVAASETTKKPKTGDNTEATGTVLMLGFSALLIANMLKKRRVGAR